The following are encoded together in the Leuconostoc mesenteroides subsp. mesenteroides ATCC 8293 genome:
- the rpe gene encoding ribulose-phosphate 3-epimerase: protein MSGIIAPSILSADYTNLERDVKLVEAAGAEYLHIDVMDGTFVPAISYGPNWVKQLRPETDLVLDVHLMIQNPERFVEEFADAGADIIGVHVEATPHIHRALQMIKNKGVKAEVVINPGTPVSAIEAVLDMVDQVLVMTVNPGFGGQKFLPSTLQKIEQLQTFREERGFDFDIEIDGGVNNETIKSAYDAGAKVFVAGSYVYDKVDPAAKIGILKDLIK from the coding sequence ATGTCAGGAATCATTGCACCATCAATTTTGAGCGCAGATTACACAAATTTGGAACGTGACGTCAAGCTTGTTGAAGCTGCTGGTGCAGAGTATTTGCACATCGATGTTATGGATGGTACTTTTGTGCCCGCTATATCTTATGGTCCAAATTGGGTCAAGCAATTGCGTCCGGAAACTGATTTAGTGTTAGACGTTCACTTAATGATTCAAAATCCAGAACGCTTTGTTGAAGAATTTGCGGATGCTGGTGCAGACATCATTGGTGTTCATGTTGAAGCAACACCACATATTCACCGTGCTTTACAAATGATTAAGAACAAAGGTGTCAAAGCAGAAGTTGTTATCAATCCAGGAACGCCAGTATCCGCAATTGAAGCAGTACTGGATATGGTTGATCAAGTACTAGTTATGACTGTAAACCCAGGATTTGGCGGACAAAAGTTCTTGCCATCAACGCTGCAAAAAATTGAACAACTACAAACATTCCGTGAGGAGCGTGGCTTTGACTTCGATATTGAAATTGATGGTGGCGTGAATAACGAGACGATTAAATCAGCATATGATGCTGGTGCAAAAGTTTTTGTGGCTGGATCGTATGTGTACGATAAAGTAGATCCTGCTGCAAAAATCGGTATTTTGAAAGATTTGATTAAATAA
- the rsgA gene encoding ribosome small subunit-dependent GTPase A, translating to MKTGRIIRSLSGYYDIQLPSGDIQRTRARGEFRKSKQKPLVGDFVDFESENDEGFIWAIHERENFLVRPPIANIDIAVIVTAAKEPDFAPNLLDRQLVALEAANVRPLIYFSKMDLLEKSEHEKINHVANYYQSIGYDVIFSDSKSAFEALKMMLKDHVSVFMGQTGAGKSTLLNHLSPQLGLETGEVSKALSRGKHTTRQVTLIEVDEALIADTPGFSSYEVFDFPVEELDDYFPEFVEKRQDCRFRGCLHLNEPGCAIKEAVAVGTITQSRYNSYKAFYELIKAQKPKYKTDN from the coding sequence ATGAAAACAGGACGAATTATTAGATCGCTCAGCGGTTATTACGATATACAGTTACCCAGTGGTGACATTCAAAGAACGCGAGCTCGCGGTGAATTTCGGAAATCTAAGCAAAAACCGCTAGTTGGCGATTTTGTTGATTTTGAGAGTGAAAATGACGAGGGCTTTATTTGGGCAATCCATGAACGGGAGAACTTTTTAGTTCGCCCGCCAATAGCAAATATTGATATTGCCGTTATTGTGACAGCCGCCAAGGAACCTGATTTTGCACCAAATTTGTTAGATCGTCAGTTGGTGGCACTTGAAGCTGCAAACGTAAGACCGTTGATATATTTTTCTAAAATGGATTTGCTGGAAAAATCTGAACATGAGAAAATAAATCACGTCGCTAATTATTATCAAAGTATTGGTTATGATGTTATTTTTTCAGATTCAAAAAGCGCTTTTGAAGCGCTTAAAATGATGTTAAAAGACCATGTTTCAGTTTTTATGGGGCAAACGGGAGCTGGAAAATCAACATTACTGAATCATCTATCGCCACAACTTGGGCTTGAAACGGGTGAAGTTTCTAAAGCGTTGAGTCGAGGAAAACACACAACACGACAGGTAACGTTGATTGAGGTAGATGAGGCTTTGATTGCTGACACGCCAGGATTTTCTTCATATGAAGTGTTTGATTTTCCTGTTGAAGAATTAGATGATTATTTTCCAGAGTTTGTTGAAAAACGTCAAGATTGTCGTTTCCGTGGATGTTTACATCTGAATGAACCAGGATGTGCCATTAAAGAGGCTGTAGCGGTTGGCACAATCACACAGTCAAGGTATAATAGTTATAAGGCGTTTTATGAGTTGATTAAAGCGCAAAAACCAAAATATAAAACAGACAATTAA
- the pknB gene encoding Stk1 family PASTA domain-containing Ser/Thr kinase produces MLPDTLVDNRYRIIKSLGDGGMANVYLAHDEFLNRDVTFKMMRLDMKNDVDLAKRFQREALSVTELINDNIVQVYDVGEYQGSQYIVMEYVDGTNLKSYIGEHFPIAYQQVVDIMMQILNAVQAAHNAGIIHRDLKPQNILIDRNDQVKITDFGIAIAKSEQDLTQTHTVIGSVHYLSPEQTRGGMASAKSDIYALGVMLYEMLTKQVPYEGDTPVAVALKHATDDMPSVRDFDPRIPQALENVILKATAKNPQDRYLDVSVMAEDLKTVLSPRRSNEQRFAPTADIENETRIIPMEQIQDQLKNGVSSVNVLPEEVPEEPSVKDLIIEYGKKGYAVKSIAKIVDRTPNYVRSVLRGNGIKYRENKLPKILAFAVLFIVAIIAIFAFIHIQASQITVPSLSNLTRAKAEKKIQEAGLNVGSVTSTTSTTIKKGSVVRSTPKEGTDVKKGDSINLVISSGKAKVRFGDYVGSDYDVTAAQLRSQGYEIQKEQQASDSVAAGIIIAQSINANGKVDPTATKVTFTVSTGPVKITVPDFTKSSTQSDVQNWASQNDVTVNFNTTYSNSVKKDHVISQSIRGGSKITKDNTLLITISQGPEQSSSSSSSSSSSSSSSSSSSSSTSSEDSSTTSSDSSTSESSSSQ; encoded by the coding sequence ATGTTACCAGATACACTAGTTGACAATCGATACCGTATTATAAAATCGCTTGGCGATGGCGGTATGGCCAATGTTTATTTGGCGCATGATGAATTTCTTAATCGTGATGTAACGTTTAAAATGATGCGTCTTGATATGAAAAATGATGTAGATTTGGCAAAACGCTTTCAACGTGAGGCCTTATCAGTAACAGAACTGATTAATGACAATATTGTCCAAGTATACGACGTTGGTGAGTACCAAGGTTCACAATATATTGTCATGGAATATGTTGATGGTACAAATCTTAAATCATACATTGGTGAACATTTTCCAATTGCATATCAACAAGTTGTTGATATTATGATGCAAATATTAAACGCCGTGCAGGCTGCACATAATGCAGGTATTATTCATCGTGATTTAAAACCACAAAATATTTTAATTGACAGAAATGATCAAGTGAAGATTACCGATTTCGGTATTGCAATTGCTAAGTCAGAGCAAGATTTGACGCAGACGCATACCGTGATTGGTTCAGTTCATTATTTGTCACCAGAACAAACCCGTGGGGGCATGGCATCAGCAAAGTCTGATATCTATGCACTTGGTGTTATGTTATATGAAATGCTAACGAAGCAAGTGCCGTATGAAGGAGATACGCCGGTCGCAGTAGCACTAAAACATGCAACTGATGATATGCCTTCAGTACGTGATTTTGATCCAAGAATTCCCCAAGCACTAGAAAATGTTATTTTAAAAGCCACAGCTAAGAACCCACAGGATCGTTATTTAGATGTCTCAGTTATGGCTGAAGATTTAAAAACAGTTCTATCGCCACGTCGTTCAAATGAACAACGATTTGCGCCAACTGCGGATATTGAAAACGAAACGCGCATTATTCCGATGGAACAAATTCAAGACCAGCTCAAGAATGGTGTTTCCTCTGTTAATGTTTTACCGGAGGAAGTTCCTGAGGAACCATCAGTAAAAGATCTGATCATTGAGTATGGTAAAAAAGGTTACGCTGTTAAAAGTATCGCAAAAATTGTTGACCGGACACCTAATTATGTTAGAAGTGTGCTTCGGGGCAATGGCATCAAGTATCGTGAAAATAAATTACCTAAAATTTTGGCTTTTGCAGTGCTTTTTATTGTTGCTATTATTGCTATTTTTGCGTTTATTCATATTCAGGCTAGTCAAATCACTGTGCCGAGCTTATCCAACTTAACAAGAGCCAAGGCTGAAAAGAAAATACAAGAAGCTGGATTGAATGTTGGTAGTGTGACTTCGACAACTTCGACAACCATCAAAAAGGGCAGTGTTGTGCGTTCAACCCCTAAAGAAGGAACTGACGTAAAAAAAGGGGACAGTATCAACTTGGTTATTTCCTCTGGTAAGGCAAAAGTGCGTTTTGGAGATTATGTTGGATCGGATTATGATGTAACAGCAGCACAATTGCGCTCGCAAGGATACGAAATTCAAAAAGAACAACAAGCGTCAGATAGTGTAGCTGCAGGCATAATTATAGCTCAATCTATTAATGCCAATGGGAAGGTAGACCCTACAGCCACAAAGGTGACTTTCACTGTCTCAACAGGACCGGTTAAGATTACTGTCCCTGACTTCACTAAAAGTAGCACACAAAGCGATGTTCAAAATTGGGCATCACAAAATGATGTCACTGTTAATTTTAATACGACTTACTCCAATTCTGTTAAGAAGGACCATGTTATTAGTCAATCAATCCGTGGCGGATCAAAGATTACAAAAGATAACACCTTATTAATTACGATTTCACAGGGACCAGAACAATCGAGCTCAAGTAGTAGTAGTTCGTCGTCTTCTAGTTCTAGCAGTAGTTCCTCAAGTAGTTCAACAAGTAGTGAGGATTCTAGTACTACATCATCGGACAGTTCCACATCTGAGAGCTCTTCGAGTCAATAA
- a CDS encoding protein phosphatase 2C domain-containing protein — protein MAIAYRTDPGSKRHDNEDYVGSFINKVGRTMVIVADGVTSNEGGEVASAMTVEHFGHAWESNDLETIVPTIAWLKKQAKIENDAIIKAGQRFQELSQMATTVVLAVLFDEKVVIANLGDSKAFLLHNNQLTQLSNDHILKNEIVRRGAMASADASNMVHANSVTRFLGVDEHADIEISQHDFVADDILFLTSDGITKVLDYKTIKQIMRYEEPLDIKVFDMIQQANEKGAPDNVTAVLVTHEKD, from the coding sequence ATGGCAATTGCCTATCGTACGGATCCTGGATCCAAGCGCCACGACAATGAAGATTATGTAGGTTCTTTTATAAATAAAGTTGGACGGACAATGGTGATCGTTGCTGACGGCGTTACTTCGAATGAAGGCGGTGAGGTTGCCAGTGCAATGACTGTTGAGCACTTCGGACATGCTTGGGAAAGCAATGATTTGGAGACAATTGTTCCTACAATTGCGTGGTTAAAAAAACAAGCTAAAATTGAAAATGATGCTATTATAAAGGCCGGGCAACGCTTTCAAGAGCTGTCACAGATGGCAACGACCGTTGTTTTGGCTGTATTGTTTGACGAAAAAGTTGTGATTGCTAATTTAGGCGATTCCAAAGCCTTTTTGTTGCATAATAATCAATTAACCCAACTGTCCAATGACCATATTTTAAAAAATGAAATCGTTCGTAGAGGGGCTATGGCCAGTGCAGATGCTAGTAACATGGTACACGCTAATAGTGTGACACGATTTTTAGGTGTTGATGAACACGCAGATATTGAAATTTCTCAACACGATTTTGTGGCAGATGATATTTTATTTCTAACATCTGATGGTATTACAAAAGTATTAGACTACAAGACAATTAAGCAAATAATGCGCTACGAAGAACCACTTGATATTAAAGTTTTTGATATGATTCAGCAAGCAAATGAAAAAGGCGCACCAGATAACGTGACGGCGGTACTCGTCACACATGAAAAGGATTAG
- the rsmB gene encoding 16S rRNA (cytosine(967)-C(5))-methyltransferase RsmB, giving the protein MSDKRVYSDNPRVLAVQTLAKIKNGAYSNLQLNQVIKQHKLGEADTRLLTTLVYGVIQHRLTFEYWLEPFVGSKKIDPWVRELLYTAIFQMEYLDKIPQHAIFNESIEVAKILGHVGTGKFVTAILHNISRKGLRSVADIGDDIQRLSIEASLPVWLVEELIKQNGDERARQIIATINDAPKQSIRVNTLLATDQEVVTALESENFTITASSVAAHAFLVSGGHVASSKAYHDGWLTLQDESAMLPVESLHLTPEVKSILDAAAAPGGKTTQLAQYSAPDAVITALDVHEHKIKLINNNAERLHVADKIHARVLDARKVPEQIDKKFDRILVDAPCSGFGLLRRKPEIRYDKTLEDVESLARLQTQILDSVSQNLAKNGIMVYSTCTILRQENDDVVTNFLEDHPNFELIPTETTYKLKLDHGEKALHVYPDDYHTDGFFVATLRKND; this is encoded by the coding sequence ATGAGCGATAAACGAGTTTACAGTGACAATCCACGTGTTTTAGCAGTTCAAACACTAGCCAAAATAAAAAATGGTGCATATTCTAATCTACAATTAAATCAAGTGATCAAGCAACATAAGCTGGGTGAAGCAGATACTCGTTTATTAACAACTTTGGTTTACGGTGTCATTCAGCATCGCTTAACTTTTGAGTATTGGCTTGAACCTTTCGTAGGTAGCAAAAAAATTGATCCATGGGTTCGGGAGCTGCTATATACAGCTATTTTCCAAATGGAATACCTAGATAAAATACCACAGCATGCCATCTTTAATGAATCAATTGAAGTAGCTAAAATACTAGGGCATGTTGGAACAGGAAAATTTGTTACTGCCATCTTGCATAACATTAGTCGTAAAGGCCTTCGTAGTGTTGCCGACATTGGTGATGACATACAACGTCTTTCTATTGAAGCAAGTTTGCCGGTTTGGTTGGTTGAAGAGTTGATTAAGCAAAATGGGGATGAACGAGCACGCCAAATCATTGCTACAATCAATGATGCACCTAAGCAATCCATTCGTGTTAATACGTTACTAGCTACTGATCAAGAAGTCGTTACTGCGCTAGAATCAGAAAATTTCACTATTACAGCATCTAGCGTTGCTGCACATGCGTTTTTAGTCAGCGGTGGGCATGTGGCCAGTTCTAAAGCATACCATGATGGTTGGTTAACATTACAGGATGAAAGTGCGATGCTACCAGTAGAAAGTTTACATTTGACGCCTGAGGTTAAAAGTATTTTAGATGCAGCGGCGGCACCTGGTGGAAAAACCACGCAACTTGCACAATACAGCGCTCCAGATGCTGTGATTACGGCCTTAGATGTTCATGAGCATAAAATTAAGTTAATTAACAACAATGCTGAGAGATTACACGTAGCCGATAAAATTCATGCACGTGTCCTAGATGCAAGAAAAGTTCCTGAACAAATTGACAAAAAATTTGATCGAATTCTAGTTGATGCACCATGTTCAGGATTTGGTTTATTGCGTCGAAAGCCTGAAATTAGATATGATAAAACCTTGGAAGATGTCGAAAGTTTAGCTCGTTTACAAACACAAATTTTGGATTCAGTTAGCCAAAACCTTGCAAAAAATGGTATCATGGTTTACAGTACTTGTACAATCTTGCGTCAAGAAAATGACGATGTTGTAACAAATTTTTTGGAAGACCATCCGAATTTTGAATTAATTCCAACGGAAACAACGTATAAATTAAAATTAGATCATGGCGAAAAAGCCTTACATGTGTATCCCGATGATTACCATACAGATGGCTTTTTCGTTGCTACATTGAGGAAAAATGATTAA
- the fmt gene encoding methionyl-tRNA formyltransferase yields MTYSVVLMGTPSFAVPILEALLENNNYDVKAVVTQPDRPQGRKHTLTPSPVKVAALAQNVPVLQPEKISGSPEMQQVIDINPDFIVTAAFGQFLPTKLLDAAKIAAVNTHASLLPKYRGGAPVHYAIMNGDKETGVSIMYMVKKMDAGDVIDTIKVPITSTDNVGTMFDKLSIAGRDLLLKTLPKIATGNIDPVVQNEEEVTFSPNIPHDMQNLNFATETAQELDWHIRGLYPTHPAFVQVLDQRVKITDVTPLSELTAQEPGTIVEKSKKQLKVASANGTVVQINRLQPAGKSEMAISAYLNGAGKDLEVGQKWATINER; encoded by the coding sequence ATGACATATTCAGTAGTATTAATGGGCACTCCAAGTTTTGCAGTACCGATATTAGAAGCGCTTCTTGAAAATAATAATTATGATGTGAAGGCTGTTGTGACACAACCCGATCGCCCACAGGGACGCAAGCATACTTTAACACCAAGTCCTGTTAAAGTTGCAGCACTGGCGCAGAACGTGCCTGTTTTACAACCAGAAAAAATAAGTGGTTCTCCTGAGATGCAACAAGTCATTGATATTAATCCTGATTTCATCGTGACCGCAGCATTTGGACAATTTTTACCTACAAAATTATTAGACGCGGCCAAAATTGCTGCAGTTAACACGCATGCTTCATTATTACCAAAATATCGAGGTGGTGCACCAGTTCATTATGCCATTATGAATGGCGATAAAGAAACCGGTGTTTCAATTATGTACATGGTCAAAAAAATGGATGCCGGTGATGTTATTGATACGATAAAAGTTCCAATTACGAGCACCGATAATGTTGGCACGATGTTTGACAAATTAAGCATTGCTGGACGTGATTTGCTATTAAAGACACTCCCTAAAATCGCTACCGGTAATATTGACCCAGTAGTACAAAATGAAGAAGAAGTTACTTTTTCACCAAATATACCGCACGACATGCAGAATCTTAATTTTGCAACAGAAACAGCCCAAGAACTAGACTGGCATATACGTGGTTTATATCCAACTCATCCAGCTTTTGTGCAGGTTTTGGATCAACGCGTGAAAATCACTGATGTGACACCCTTGTCTGAATTAACAGCGCAAGAACCGGGCACCATTGTTGAGAAAAGCAAAAAACAATTAAAAGTGGCCTCCGCAAATGGTACGGTTGTTCAAATCAACCGACTACAGCCGGCAGGTAAATCAGAAATGGCGATTAGTGCCTATTTAAATGGCGCTGGAAAAGATCTTGAAGTAGGTCAGAAATGGGCAACAATTAATGAGCGATAA
- the priA gene encoding primosomal protein N', producing MTKQYAQIIVDVPTMQTDQPYTYAVPENMIDSLLLGMRVTVPFGRRNVMGFVVGLIASTDLPEEQVRPIQQILDLTPVLNTELLNLSDYLASETFAFRITILQTMLPNVFKANYERTLRIIDEVDDDVRDRLFKGLDEIAFKTGDFTEPDMATLLKLRRQHKIDVEVAVHDKAKIKTQLAYQFSDDVEFLEDELRGLRSSAKKQETLLQFILSHLAETWVKKDLQDVIDISDAVLNQAATKKWLMKTKVELLRDPFHAEVKQTALLELNAQQQEAYERISGTFDAQRFQPFLLEGITGSGKTEVYLQVAQHVFEQGKTVLFLVPEIALTPQMVRRVKGRFGAQTAVLHSGLSDGERYDEWRRIERGDVKIVVGARSAVFAPLTNIGLIIVDEEHETTYKQSDNPRYDARNIALWRGQYYQIPVILGSATPSLESRARAQRGVYELLTLTQRAGGAKLPSVNVIDMKETLSRGPETNFSEELRIKLADRLAKDEQSVLMLNRRGFSSFVMCRDCGYVPCDPNCNLAMTLHMDTHTLKCHYCGHEEKIPTICAQCGSKRIRYYGTGTEKVEAELQELFPDARVIRMDQDTTRKKGSMDKMLQKFGNHEADILLGTQMIAKGLDFPDVTLVGVLNADTSLGLPDFHASERTFQLLTQVSGRAGRAKKPGEVLVQTFNPQHYAITYAQNHDYEGFYRQEMAVRHAGNYAPYYYTVQIQASHSDENQAAIQMLKVARWLRLHAKKDVIILGPSPKPIAKMRKRYYFQIILKFKKRNEMDTLLQELQNRAQKAKGDLQLSIDRDPVSFM from the coding sequence ATGACGAAACAATACGCACAAATCATTGTTGATGTGCCAACAATGCAAACTGATCAGCCTTATACCTATGCCGTTCCGGAAAATATGATAGATTCGCTATTGTTGGGCATGCGTGTGACGGTGCCTTTTGGTCGCCGGAATGTGATGGGATTTGTTGTTGGTTTAATCGCTTCAACTGACTTACCAGAGGAACAAGTGCGCCCAATTCAGCAAATATTAGATTTAACACCGGTATTAAATACAGAACTACTAAATCTATCTGATTACTTAGCCAGTGAAACATTTGCTTTTCGAATTACAATTTTACAAACGATGCTGCCAAATGTGTTTAAAGCAAACTACGAGCGTACTTTAAGGATTATTGACGAAGTGGATGACGATGTACGTGATCGTTTATTTAAAGGGCTTGATGAGATAGCTTTTAAAACAGGCGACTTTACTGAGCCAGATATGGCAACTTTGCTTAAGCTACGTCGTCAACATAAAATTGATGTAGAAGTGGCAGTGCATGACAAGGCGAAGATAAAGACACAATTAGCTTATCAGTTCAGTGATGATGTTGAATTTTTGGAGGATGAGTTAAGAGGATTACGATCTTCAGCAAAGAAACAAGAAACGTTGTTGCAGTTCATACTCAGTCATTTGGCTGAAACATGGGTGAAAAAGGATCTGCAGGATGTTATCGATATCAGTGACGCCGTCTTAAACCAAGCTGCAACTAAAAAATGGTTAATGAAAACAAAAGTGGAGCTTCTTCGCGATCCATTTCATGCTGAAGTTAAACAAACAGCGTTACTTGAGTTAAATGCGCAGCAACAAGAGGCCTATGAACGTATTTCTGGTACATTTGATGCGCAAAGGTTCCAACCATTTTTACTTGAAGGCATTACTGGCTCAGGTAAAACTGAAGTTTACTTGCAGGTGGCACAACATGTTTTTGAGCAGGGAAAAACGGTTCTTTTTTTGGTGCCTGAAATTGCCCTCACGCCACAAATGGTTAGAAGGGTCAAAGGCCGTTTTGGTGCCCAGACAGCAGTTTTACATTCGGGATTAAGTGATGGTGAACGCTACGATGAGTGGCGTAGAATTGAGCGCGGTGATGTGAAAATTGTTGTTGGTGCACGTTCTGCTGTGTTTGCCCCACTGACAAATATTGGTTTAATTATTGTTGATGAAGAACATGAAACAACCTATAAACAGTCTGATAATCCGCGGTATGATGCCAGAAATATCGCACTCTGGCGTGGTCAATACTATCAAATACCGGTTATTTTGGGCTCAGCGACACCTTCTTTGGAGAGCCGTGCGCGAGCACAACGCGGTGTTTATGAACTATTAACACTGACACAGCGCGCAGGAGGCGCAAAACTACCGAGCGTTAATGTGATTGATATGAAAGAAACGCTGTCACGAGGACCAGAGACCAATTTTTCGGAAGAATTACGTATCAAATTAGCCGACCGTTTGGCGAAAGATGAACAAAGTGTGTTGATGCTCAATCGCCGAGGATTTTCAAGCTTCGTGATGTGTCGAGACTGTGGTTATGTTCCATGTGATCCTAATTGTAATTTAGCTATGACACTGCACATGGACACACATACACTGAAGTGCCACTACTGTGGTCATGAAGAAAAAATACCCACTATCTGTGCGCAATGTGGTTCTAAACGTATACGTTATTACGGGACTGGTACAGAAAAGGTTGAAGCTGAGTTACAAGAATTATTTCCTGATGCGCGGGTGATTCGTATGGATCAAGATACGACACGCAAAAAGGGTAGTATGGATAAGATGCTTCAAAAATTCGGTAATCATGAGGCAGATATTTTATTAGGCACGCAAATGATTGCTAAAGGACTCGACTTTCCTGATGTTACTTTAGTCGGTGTTTTGAATGCAGATACCTCTTTGGGATTGCCGGATTTCCATGCCAGTGAACGTACATTTCAATTGTTGACCCAAGTTAGTGGGCGAGCTGGACGGGCTAAAAAACCTGGTGAGGTGTTGGTGCAAACGTTCAATCCACAGCATTATGCAATTACTTATGCTCAAAATCATGATTATGAAGGTTTTTACAGACAAGAGATGGCCGTCCGGCATGCTGGAAATTACGCACCGTACTACTACACGGTTCAGATACAAGCCAGCCATTCAGATGAAAATCAAGCCGCCATTCAAATGCTGAAAGTTGCGCGCTGGCTACGTTTGCATGCTAAGAAAGATGTGATTATTTTAGGACCTTCGCCAAAGCCAATTGCTAAAATGCGCAAGCGCTATTACTTTCAAATTATCCTAAAGTTTAAAAAACGTAATGAAATGGACACGTTGCTACAGGAACTACAAAATCGCGCACAAAAGGCTAAAGGTGATTTGCAGCTAAGCATTGATCGTGATCCTGTCTCATTTATGTGA
- a CDS encoding GNAT family N-acetyltransferase, whose product MIKLRQFKTEDLALFWETAYSDPQAEWTKWNGPYFKDVLPKKDDFINNIGPERFVNNMNRRVILYDGQIIGSVSAYFEDGQLKSWLEVGIVIYQQATWQQGIGTRALGMWLEILFEQYDSLPHIGLTTWSGNKAMMRVSEKLGLKLEGQIRQVRWWQGQYWDSMKYGILRNEMTPISPSGKIEL is encoded by the coding sequence ATGATAAAATTACGACAATTCAAAACAGAAGATTTAGCGTTATTTTGGGAAACAGCTTATAGTGATCCGCAAGCTGAGTGGACTAAATGGAACGGACCATATTTTAAAGATGTGTTACCTAAAAAAGACGATTTTATCAATAATATTGGCCCTGAAAGATTCGTGAATAATATGAATCGGCGGGTTATTTTATACGACGGTCAAATTATTGGTAGTGTGAGTGCATATTTTGAGGATGGACAACTAAAATCTTGGCTTGAGGTAGGAATTGTTATTTATCAACAAGCAACATGGCAACAAGGAATTGGCACCCGTGCATTAGGTATGTGGTTGGAAATATTATTTGAGCAATATGACAGTTTACCACATATTGGTTTAACCACTTGGTCTGGTAATAAGGCTATGATGCGTGTAAGCGAGAAACTGGGCTTAAAATTAGAAGGACAAATCCGACAAGTGAGATGGTGGCAAGGTCAGTATTGGGATAGCATGAAATATGGCATTTTGCGAAATGAAATGACGCCTATAAGCCCCTCTGGTAAAATAGAGTTATGA
- a CDS encoding nicotinamide-nucleotide adenylyltransferase, with protein sequence MRTIAGNLFTDDLQGDKIGVFFGTLAPMHVGHQAEIYKAAALNDGVVVIASGYTNDRGYQIGLSVEKRFRYLREAFSDETDIKVDYINEDNIPMMPDGWDEWTRIIVETVKRNIVNKDATITFYTGEKDYKNQLETRLPKNGQFKVSLMDRTVLKISATDIRKDPIGNWDYINRVFRRHFAKKVTVMGSASTGKSTLVRRLARTSNSPFSEEYAREYQEKSNVSDEELVVKDYIRLIQGQYDANSREINSPANNGLTIFDTDAMVTKVYADMWLNDVDNAQLKPLFDNTIGEELIDLILLIPPVTPYVDDGFRNMTTSDNDSRWAFHRHLLEVIEEYGFTDKLVILDAKGDSDDPYGYYARYLQALDAIQTRTGFNIKHI encoded by the coding sequence ATGAGAACAATTGCAGGGAACTTATTCACAGATGATCTTCAAGGTGACAAAATTGGCGTTTTCTTTGGTACGTTAGCACCAATGCACGTAGGGCACCAAGCAGAAATTTATAAAGCGGCTGCCTTAAATGATGGTGTCGTTGTTATTGCTTCTGGTTACACAAACGATAGAGGGTACCAAATCGGATTATCCGTTGAGAAACGTTTTCGCTATTTGAGAGAAGCATTTAGTGACGAAACAGATATTAAAGTTGATTACATCAATGAAGACAATATCCCAATGATGCCTGATGGTTGGGATGAGTGGACACGAATAATTGTTGAAACGGTTAAGCGTAATATTGTTAATAAAGATGCAACGATTACATTTTATACCGGTGAGAAAGATTACAAAAATCAATTAGAAACAAGATTACCGAAGAACGGTCAGTTCAAAGTGAGCTTGATGGATCGCACTGTATTAAAAATATCAGCAACAGATATTCGAAAAGATCCTATTGGAAATTGGGATTACATTAACCGTGTTTTTCGACGCCATTTTGCTAAAAAAGTCACGGTGATGGGATCAGCTTCAACAGGAAAATCCACATTAGTACGTCGTTTGGCTCGAACAAGTAATTCACCATTTTCAGAAGAGTATGCTCGTGAGTATCAAGAAAAATCGAATGTTAGCGATGAAGAGTTAGTCGTTAAAGACTACATCCGTTTAATTCAAGGACAATATGATGCGAACTCAAGAGAAATTAACTCTCCAGCTAACAATGGTCTAACGATTTTTGATACTGATGCAATGGTGACCAAAGTATACGCAGATATGTGGTTAAACGATGTGGATAATGCGCAGCTGAAGCCATTGTTTGATAATACAATTGGTGAGGAGTTGATTGACTTAATTCTACTTATTCCACCGGTGACTCCTTATGTTGATGACGGCTTCCGAAATATGACAACTTCAGATAATGATTCGCGTTGGGCTTTCCACCGCCATTTGTTAGAAGTGATTGAAGAATATGGATTTACGGACAAACTAGTAATTCTTGATGCAAAAGGCGATAGTGATGATCCTTATGGATATTATGCACGTTACTTACAAGCACTAGATGCTATTCAAACTAGAACAGGATTTAATATTAAGCATATTTAG